From a region of the Aeoliella mucimassa genome:
- a CDS encoding uracil-DNA glycosylase, protein MSIDPAKQRALLARLESLQQAGVEQLPRWQGTLVAPPTMATPVPTPTPTHPTPAPEAASVDLGDSMAKKKPKPAPALIPDVDVPEGEEISTAATLEVLQQEVAACTLCDELASTRTQTVFGVGDPKAKLCFMGEAPGADEDRTGIPFVGRAGQLLTKIIEACNLTRDEVYILNVLKCRPPGNRNPSPAESSNCKRFLRRQLDLIQPEYICCLGAVAAQNLLETQTPIGKLRGQLHDYRGVKVVCTYHPAYLLRNPAAKKDCWDDMKFLMAQMGVKL, encoded by the coding sequence ATGTCGATCGACCCAGCCAAACAGCGTGCCTTGCTCGCCCGACTCGAAAGCCTGCAGCAGGCAGGTGTCGAGCAACTGCCTCGTTGGCAGGGCACCCTAGTGGCTCCGCCGACGATGGCGACACCAGTACCTACCCCTACCCCCACGCACCCCACCCCAGCGCCTGAAGCGGCGTCGGTGGATCTCGGAGACTCGATGGCCAAGAAGAAACCCAAGCCGGCTCCCGCACTGATTCCCGATGTCGACGTGCCGGAGGGGGAAGAGATCTCGACCGCTGCGACGCTCGAGGTGCTGCAACAGGAAGTCGCTGCCTGCACTTTGTGCGACGAACTTGCTAGTACCCGCACCCAAACCGTATTCGGCGTCGGCGATCCCAAAGCGAAGCTCTGCTTCATGGGCGAGGCACCCGGCGCCGACGAAGATCGCACCGGCATTCCGTTCGTCGGTCGGGCAGGGCAGCTGCTGACCAAGATCATCGAAGCGTGCAACCTGACTCGCGACGAGGTCTACATTCTCAACGTGCTGAAGTGCCGCCCGCCTGGCAATCGCAATCCCTCGCCGGCCGAGAGCTCCAACTGCAAGCGATTCCTCCGCCGACAGCTCGATTTGATCCAACCGGAGTACATTTGCTGCCTGGGTGCGGTGGCCGCCCAGAACCTGCTGGAAACCCAGACACCGATCGGCAAACTCCGTGGCCAACTGCACGACTATCGCGGCGTGAAAGTGGTTTGCACCTACCACCCCGCTTATCTGCTTCGCAATCCAGCGGCCAAGAAAGACTGCTGGGACGATATGAAGTTCCTCATGGCCCAGATGGGCGTGAAGCTCTAA